Proteins encoded in a region of the Microbacterium neungamense genome:
- the rsmG gene encoding 16S rRNA (guanine(527)-N(7))-methyltransferase RsmG has product MSDEQSPAVEPEPSAAASLFGDRIDLARRFTASLAAEGELRGLIGPLELPRLWTRHVLNSAIAAPLFHGSVADVGSGAGLPGLVLAIARPDVTWTLIEPMDRRVTWLNEQVDALGLENVTVMRSRAEDVGLEFDIVTARAVSAMRTLIPITAPLVRDGGELILLKGHNVPAEIEAAQKVLKKHKVTDVRIEVLGEGVLTETTRVVRARVRA; this is encoded by the coding sequence ATGTCCGACGAGCAATCCCCCGCCGTCGAACCGGAACCCTCCGCCGCGGCATCCCTCTTCGGCGACCGTATCGACCTCGCCCGGCGCTTCACCGCGTCCCTGGCCGCCGAGGGTGAGCTCCGCGGCCTGATCGGGCCGCTGGAACTCCCCCGCCTCTGGACGCGGCACGTCTTGAACTCGGCGATCGCCGCACCGCTCTTCCACGGTTCGGTGGCTGATGTGGGCTCCGGTGCGGGTCTTCCCGGTCTCGTGCTCGCGATCGCACGGCCGGACGTGACCTGGACGCTGATCGAACCGATGGATCGCCGCGTGACCTGGCTCAATGAGCAGGTCGATGCACTGGGCCTGGAGAATGTGACGGTGATGCGCTCACGCGCTGAGGACGTGGGCCTGGAGTTCGACATCGTGACGGCGCGGGCGGTGAGCGCGATGCGGACGCTCATTCCGATCACGGCGCCGCTGGTCCGAGACGGGGGCGAACTGATCCTCCTCAAGGGACACAATGTGCCGGCCGAGATCGAGGCTGCGCAGAAGGTGCTCAAGAAGCACAAGGTGACTGACGTCCGCATCGAGGTTCTCGGCGAAGGCGTCCTCACCGAGACCACTCGCGTCGTCCGCGCCCGAGTCCGCGCCTGA